Proteins from one Acanthopagrus latus isolate v.2019 chromosome 18, fAcaLat1.1, whole genome shotgun sequence genomic window:
- the LOC119007460 gene encoding uncharacterized protein LOC119007460, producing the protein MKKMAKTFSIRRQEVVNQEPSVSDLKERWPALFNAAQINQEFRRITTVSLETTFMGKLDHYSSKILSLLSSRGGAAKMKIQNLQNILLEDNSVEAKREVAIRGLMVYLREKEEELFKEEDRDGDITGELMKIVTTRGGIPAAYAKIVLEGTEVLTDVDIPRACALLMGLIYALNLRYPKELKNTFEVFQKIFLELDDLKASPKVMLLKNKLLC; encoded by the exons atgaaaaaaatggcaaaaacattCTCCATTCGCAGGCAAGAAGTTGTCAATCAGGAACCATCAGTCAGTGACCTGAAAGAAAGATGGCCTGCTCTTTTTAATGCAGCTCAG ataAACCAAGAATTCAGGCGGATCACCACTGTCAGCCTGGAGACAACATTCATGGGAAAGCTGGACCACTACTCCTCAAAAATATTGTCCCTGCTGTCCTCAAGAGGGGGCGCAGCAAAAATGAAGATTCAGAACTTACAGAACATCCTCCTAGAG gacAATTCTGTGGAGGCAAAGAGGGAGGTTGCTATCCGTGGTTTAATGGTGTACCTtagggaaaaggaggaggagctctTTAAAGAGGAG GATAGGGACGGGGATATTACGGGCGAACTGATGAAGATAGTGACAACACGAGGTGGCATACCTGCAGCCTATGCAAAGATCGTCCTGGAGGGAACAGAGGTCCTAACGGATGTGGATATTCCCAGAGCCTGTGCCTTGCTAATGGGGCTGATATACGCACTCAACCTCCGCTACCCAAAAGAactgaaaaatacttttgaagTGTTTCAAAAGATATTCCTCGAGTTGGATGATCTGAAAGCAAGTCCTAAGGTAATGTTGctaaaaaataaactgctgtgctaa